A region from the Linepithema humile isolate Giens D197 chromosome 1, Lhum_UNIL_v1.0, whole genome shotgun sequence genome encodes:
- the LOC105668541 gene encoding SRSF protein kinase 3 isoform X3: protein MSTKTDVNRRVLAIQAKKKRHKPSKRKGKANSQSEQDAQTSKGQRSGQVAAAANTFEYSDASLRNYTTDNGTSSSNETIEDDDEVFSSEDEEQEDSSDYCKGGYHPVKIGDLFLNRYHVTRKLGWGHFSTVWLCWDLQDKRFVALKVVKSASHFTETALDEIKLLKDVRDTDPTDPKRNKTVQLLNDFKISGINGLHVCMVFEVLGHNLLKLIIKSNYRGIPRNNVKRIIRQVLEGLDYLHNKCKIIHTDIKPENVLVCVDEAYIRKLACEATELHSMGAKLPVSLISTAPKEFQEPTPNSKMSKNKKKKLKKKAKRQNELLKKQMEQIEELEEQSKLANSTRENGEVETNSLDQDLNTESIEDNTTESKDSPDISEPSAPSLHMNGVDGLTGGEKIQNLLPEEESEKMDNVCDVEKSCGEGVLPPDPEDTDECSEGRRSLNPPESKQLKRASLSPLDPAIMECEVDVKIADLGNACWVHKKFTDDIQTRQYRSLEVLLGSGYDTSADIWSTACMAFELATGDYLFEPHSGKDYCRDEDHLAHIIELLGEIPKRIALSGKNSKIYFNKKGELKHITGLKPWGLYEVLTEKYDWTPSEAREFAEFLTPMLEFNPSMRATAAECLKHPWLQIKK from the exons ATGAGCACCAAGACAGATGTGAACAGGCGGGTATTGGCCATCCAAGCGAAGAAGAAGCGACACAAGCCCAGCAAGCGCAAGGGCAAGGCCAATTCCCAAAGCGAGCAGGACGCGCAGACCTCCAAGGGCCAACGCAGCGGTCAGGTGGCGGCCGCCGCCAACACCTTCGAGTACTCGGACGCCTCACTGCGCAACTACACCACTGACAACGGGACCAG TTCCAGCAATGAAACAATAGAGGACGACGATGAGGTGTTCAGTAGCGAGGACGAGGAACAGGAGGACAGCAGTGACTATTGTAAAGGCGGATACCACCCTGTGAAGATAGGAGATCTCTTTTTAAATCGTTATCATGTCACGCGTAAGCTTGGTTGGGGTCACTTCTCCACTGTATGGCTCTGCTGGGATTTGCAG GACAAGCGTTTTGTGGCGCTTAAAGTCGTGAAATCCGCATCCCATTTCACTGAGACTGCATTggatgaaattaaattattaaaagatgtGCGCGATACGGATCCCACCGATCCTAAGCGCAATAAGACCGTCCAGTTGCTCAATGACTTCAAGATCAGCGGCATTAATGGCCTGCATGTTTGCATGGTATTCGAAGTACTCGGACATAATCTTCTTAAATTGATTATCAAGTCAAACTACAGAGGAATTCCaagaaataatgttaaacGCATCATCAGACAAGTCCTTGAAGGTCTCGACTATCTTCATAATAAAT gtaaaattattcatacagACATTAAACCTGAAAATGTTCTCGTATGCGTCGATGAAGCTTACATACGAAAGTTAGCTTGCGAAGCGACGGAACTCCATTCTATGGGAGCAAAATTGCCAGTGTCCCTCATTTCCACCGCACCGAAGGAATTTCAAGAACCCACGCCGAATTCCAAAATGTCCAAGAAcaagaagaagaaattaaaaaagaaagccaAGCGACAAAATGAACTTTTGAAGAAGCAGATGGAACAGATCGAGGAGTTAGAGGAACAAAGTAAACTCGCGAATAGCACGAGAGAGAACGGCGAGGTTGAAACGAATAGCTTAGACCAGGATCTTAATACTGAAAGCATAGAAGACAATACGACGGAAAGCAAAGATTCGCCCGATATCTCGGAACCGTCCGCACCTTCCTTACACATGAACGGAGTGGATGGTTTAACTGGCGGTGAGAAAATACAGAATCTATTACCCGAAGAAGAATCCGAAAAGATGGACAATGTGTGCGATGTGGAAAAAAGTTGTGGCGAGGGTGTACTGCCACCTGATCCCGAAGATACCGACGAATGCAGTGAAG GTCGTAGATCGTTAAATCCACCGGAAAGTAAACAATTAAAACGGGCGTCTCTATCGCCCCTGGATCCTGCCATAATGGAGTGTGAGGTCGACGTGAAGATAGCAGATCTCGGAAACGCGTGTTGGgttcataaaaaattcacaGACGACATTCAGACCCGTCAGTACAGGTCGCTTGAGGTTCTGTTAGGTTCTGGATACGACACTTCCGCCGATATATGGTCCACTGCTTGCATGGCATTCGAACTGGCGACTGGTGACTATCTTTTCGAACCACACAGTGGCAAAGATTACTGCAG agaTGAAGATCATTTAGCTCATATTATCGAGTTGCTAGGAGAAATACCGAAACGTATCGCACTTTCGGGGAAGAACTCAAAAATATACTTCAACAAAAAGGGTGAATTGAAGCATATTACCGGATTAAAACCGTGGGGCTTGTACGAAGTGTTGACGGAGAAGTATGACTGGACACCAAGCGAAGCGCGCGAGTTCGCAGAGTTCCTAACACCGATGCTCGAATTCAATCCGAGCATGCGAGCTACCGCAGCCGAGTGCCTCAAGCATCCATGGCTGCAAATCAAAAAGTGA
- the LOC105668541 gene encoding SRSF protein kinase 3 isoform X2, whose product MSTKTDVNRRVLAIQAKKKRHKPSKRKGKANSQSEQDAQTSKGQRSGQVAAAANTFEYSDASLRNYTTDNGTRLVPCHSSSNETIEDDDEVFSSEDEEQEDSSDYCKGGYHPVKIGDLFLNRYHVTRKLGWGHFSTVWLCWDLQDKRFVALKVVKSASHFTETALDEIKLLKDVRDTDPTDPKRNKTVQLLNDFKISGINGLHVCMVFEVLGHNLLKLIIKSNYRGIPRNNVKRIIRQVLEGLDYLHNKCKIIHTDIKPENVLVCVDEAYIRKLACEATELHSMGAKLPVSLISTAPKEFQEPTPNSKMSKNKKKKLKKKAKRQNELLKKQMEQIEELEEQSKLANSTRENGEVETNSLDQDLNTESIEDNTTESKDSPDISEPSAPSLHMNGVDGLTGGEKIQNLLPEEESEKMDNVCDVEKSCGEGVLPPDPEDTDECSEGRRSLNPPESKQLKRASLSPLDPAIMECEVDVKIADLGNACWVHKKFTDDIQTRQYRSLEVLLGSGYDTSADIWSTACMAFELATGDYLFEPHSGKDYCRDEDHLAHIIELLGEIPKRIALSGKNSKIYFNKKGELKHITGLKPWGLYEVLTEKYDWTPSEAREFAEFLTPMLEFNPSMRATAAECLKHPWLQIKK is encoded by the exons ATGAGCACCAAGACAGATGTGAACAGGCGGGTATTGGCCATCCAAGCGAAGAAGAAGCGACACAAGCCCAGCAAGCGCAAGGGCAAGGCCAATTCCCAAAGCGAGCAGGACGCGCAGACCTCCAAGGGCCAACGCAGCGGTCAGGTGGCGGCCGCCGCCAACACCTTCGAGTACTCGGACGCCTCACTGCGCAACTACACCACTGACAACGGGACCAG ATTGGTACCGTGTCATAGTTCCAGCAATGAAACAATAGAGGACGACGATGAGGTGTTCAGTAGCGAGGACGAGGAACAGGAGGACAGCAGTGACTATTGTAAAGGCGGATACCACCCTGTGAAGATAGGAGATCTCTTTTTAAATCGTTATCATGTCACGCGTAAGCTTGGTTGGGGTCACTTCTCCACTGTATGGCTCTGCTGGGATTTGCAG GACAAGCGTTTTGTGGCGCTTAAAGTCGTGAAATCCGCATCCCATTTCACTGAGACTGCATTggatgaaattaaattattaaaagatgtGCGCGATACGGATCCCACCGATCCTAAGCGCAATAAGACCGTCCAGTTGCTCAATGACTTCAAGATCAGCGGCATTAATGGCCTGCATGTTTGCATGGTATTCGAAGTACTCGGACATAATCTTCTTAAATTGATTATCAAGTCAAACTACAGAGGAATTCCaagaaataatgttaaacGCATCATCAGACAAGTCCTTGAAGGTCTCGACTATCTTCATAATAAAT gtaaaattattcatacagACATTAAACCTGAAAATGTTCTCGTATGCGTCGATGAAGCTTACATACGAAAGTTAGCTTGCGAAGCGACGGAACTCCATTCTATGGGAGCAAAATTGCCAGTGTCCCTCATTTCCACCGCACCGAAGGAATTTCAAGAACCCACGCCGAATTCCAAAATGTCCAAGAAcaagaagaagaaattaaaaaagaaagccaAGCGACAAAATGAACTTTTGAAGAAGCAGATGGAACAGATCGAGGAGTTAGAGGAACAAAGTAAACTCGCGAATAGCACGAGAGAGAACGGCGAGGTTGAAACGAATAGCTTAGACCAGGATCTTAATACTGAAAGCATAGAAGACAATACGACGGAAAGCAAAGATTCGCCCGATATCTCGGAACCGTCCGCACCTTCCTTACACATGAACGGAGTGGATGGTTTAACTGGCGGTGAGAAAATACAGAATCTATTACCCGAAGAAGAATCCGAAAAGATGGACAATGTGTGCGATGTGGAAAAAAGTTGTGGCGAGGGTGTACTGCCACCTGATCCCGAAGATACCGACGAATGCAGTGAAG GTCGTAGATCGTTAAATCCACCGGAAAGTAAACAATTAAAACGGGCGTCTCTATCGCCCCTGGATCCTGCCATAATGGAGTGTGAGGTCGACGTGAAGATAGCAGATCTCGGAAACGCGTGTTGGgttcataaaaaattcacaGACGACATTCAGACCCGTCAGTACAGGTCGCTTGAGGTTCTGTTAGGTTCTGGATACGACACTTCCGCCGATATATGGTCCACTGCTTGCATGGCATTCGAACTGGCGACTGGTGACTATCTTTTCGAACCACACAGTGGCAAAGATTACTGCAG agaTGAAGATCATTTAGCTCATATTATCGAGTTGCTAGGAGAAATACCGAAACGTATCGCACTTTCGGGGAAGAACTCAAAAATATACTTCAACAAAAAGGGTGAATTGAAGCATATTACCGGATTAAAACCGTGGGGCTTGTACGAAGTGTTGACGGAGAAGTATGACTGGACACCAAGCGAAGCGCGCGAGTTCGCAGAGTTCCTAACACCGATGCTCGAATTCAATCCGAGCATGCGAGCTACCGCAGCCGAGTGCCTCAAGCATCCATGGCTGCAAATCAAAAAGTGA
- the LOC105668541 gene encoding SRSF protein kinase 3 isoform X1 codes for MSTKTDVNRRVLAIQAKKKRHKPSKRKGKANSQSEQDAQTSKGQRSGQVAAAANTFEYSDASLRNYTTDNGTRLVPCHSSSNETIEDDDEVFSSEDEEQEDSSDYCKGGYHPVKIGDLFLNRYHVTRKLGWGHFSTVWLCWDLQDKRFVALKVVKSASHFTETALDEIKLLKDVRDTDPTDPKRNKTVQLLNDFKISGINGLHVCMVFEVLGHNLLKLIIKSNYRGIPRNNVKRIIRQVLEGLDYLHNKCKIIHTDIKPENVLVCVDEAYIRKLACEATELHSMGAKLPVSLISTAPKEFQEPTPNSKMSKNKKKKLKKKAKRQNELLKKQMEQIEELEEQSKLANSTRENGEVETNSLDQDLNTESIEDNTTESKDSPDISEPSAPSLHMNGVDGLTGGEKIQNLLPEEESEKMDNVCDVEKSCGEGVLPPDPEDTDECSEGTIIACVKQYTSVFVAISFIGYLLGRRSLNPPESKQLKRASLSPLDPAIMECEVDVKIADLGNACWVHKKFTDDIQTRQYRSLEVLLGSGYDTSADIWSTACMAFELATGDYLFEPHSGKDYCRDEDHLAHIIELLGEIPKRIALSGKNSKIYFNKKGELKHITGLKPWGLYEVLTEKYDWTPSEAREFAEFLTPMLEFNPSMRATAAECLKHPWLQIKK; via the exons ATGAGCACCAAGACAGATGTGAACAGGCGGGTATTGGCCATCCAAGCGAAGAAGAAGCGACACAAGCCCAGCAAGCGCAAGGGCAAGGCCAATTCCCAAAGCGAGCAGGACGCGCAGACCTCCAAGGGCCAACGCAGCGGTCAGGTGGCGGCCGCCGCCAACACCTTCGAGTACTCGGACGCCTCACTGCGCAACTACACCACTGACAACGGGACCAG ATTGGTACCGTGTCATAGTTCCAGCAATGAAACAATAGAGGACGACGATGAGGTGTTCAGTAGCGAGGACGAGGAACAGGAGGACAGCAGTGACTATTGTAAAGGCGGATACCACCCTGTGAAGATAGGAGATCTCTTTTTAAATCGTTATCATGTCACGCGTAAGCTTGGTTGGGGTCACTTCTCCACTGTATGGCTCTGCTGGGATTTGCAG GACAAGCGTTTTGTGGCGCTTAAAGTCGTGAAATCCGCATCCCATTTCACTGAGACTGCATTggatgaaattaaattattaaaagatgtGCGCGATACGGATCCCACCGATCCTAAGCGCAATAAGACCGTCCAGTTGCTCAATGACTTCAAGATCAGCGGCATTAATGGCCTGCATGTTTGCATGGTATTCGAAGTACTCGGACATAATCTTCTTAAATTGATTATCAAGTCAAACTACAGAGGAATTCCaagaaataatgttaaacGCATCATCAGACAAGTCCTTGAAGGTCTCGACTATCTTCATAATAAAT gtaaaattattcatacagACATTAAACCTGAAAATGTTCTCGTATGCGTCGATGAAGCTTACATACGAAAGTTAGCTTGCGAAGCGACGGAACTCCATTCTATGGGAGCAAAATTGCCAGTGTCCCTCATTTCCACCGCACCGAAGGAATTTCAAGAACCCACGCCGAATTCCAAAATGTCCAAGAAcaagaagaagaaattaaaaaagaaagccaAGCGACAAAATGAACTTTTGAAGAAGCAGATGGAACAGATCGAGGAGTTAGAGGAACAAAGTAAACTCGCGAATAGCACGAGAGAGAACGGCGAGGTTGAAACGAATAGCTTAGACCAGGATCTTAATACTGAAAGCATAGAAGACAATACGACGGAAAGCAAAGATTCGCCCGATATCTCGGAACCGTCCGCACCTTCCTTACACATGAACGGAGTGGATGGTTTAACTGGCGGTGAGAAAATACAGAATCTATTACCCGAAGAAGAATCCGAAAAGATGGACAATGTGTGCGATGTGGAAAAAAGTTGTGGCGAGGGTGTACTGCCACCTGATCCCGAAGATACCGACGAATGCAGTGAAGGTACAATAATTGCCTGCGTCAAGCAATATACGTCTGTTTTTGTTGCAATTTCATTCATTGGTTATCTTTTAGGTCGTAGATCGTTAAATCCACCGGAAAGTAAACAATTAAAACGGGCGTCTCTATCGCCCCTGGATCCTGCCATAATGGAGTGTGAGGTCGACGTGAAGATAGCAGATCTCGGAAACGCGTGTTGGgttcataaaaaattcacaGACGACATTCAGACCCGTCAGTACAGGTCGCTTGAGGTTCTGTTAGGTTCTGGATACGACACTTCCGCCGATATATGGTCCACTGCTTGCATGGCATTCGAACTGGCGACTGGTGACTATCTTTTCGAACCACACAGTGGCAAAGATTACTGCAG agaTGAAGATCATTTAGCTCATATTATCGAGTTGCTAGGAGAAATACCGAAACGTATCGCACTTTCGGGGAAGAACTCAAAAATATACTTCAACAAAAAGGGTGAATTGAAGCATATTACCGGATTAAAACCGTGGGGCTTGTACGAAGTGTTGACGGAGAAGTATGACTGGACACCAAGCGAAGCGCGCGAGTTCGCAGAGTTCCTAACACCGATGCTCGAATTCAATCCGAGCATGCGAGCTACCGCAGCCGAGTGCCTCAAGCATCCATGGCTGCAAATCAAAAAGTGA
- the LOC105668541 gene encoding SRSF protein kinase 3 isoform X4, with the protein MTVCPRIGSLKVTSYFGFVFLFFFLTIVSTLTNFNKWVTHMCIRAGIIMNNNDLFMTLVPCHSSSNETIEDDDEVFSSEDEEQEDSSDYCKGGYHPVKIGDLFLNRYHVTRKLGWGHFSTVWLCWDLQDKRFVALKVVKSASHFTETALDEIKLLKDVRDTDPTDPKRNKTVQLLNDFKISGINGLHVCMVFEVLGHNLLKLIIKSNYRGIPRNNVKRIIRQVLEGLDYLHNKCKIIHTDIKPENVLVCVDEAYIRKLACEATELHSMGAKLPVSLISTAPKEFQEPTPNSKMSKNKKKKLKKKAKRQNELLKKQMEQIEELEEQSKLANSTRENGEVETNSLDQDLNTESIEDNTTESKDSPDISEPSAPSLHMNGVDGLTGGEKIQNLLPEEESEKMDNVCDVEKSCGEGVLPPDPEDTDECSEGRRSLNPPESKQLKRASLSPLDPAIMECEVDVKIADLGNACWVHKKFTDDIQTRQYRSLEVLLGSGYDTSADIWSTACMAFELATGDYLFEPHSGKDYCRDEDHLAHIIELLGEIPKRIALSGKNSKIYFNKKGELKHITGLKPWGLYEVLTEKYDWTPSEAREFAEFLTPMLEFNPSMRATAAECLKHPWLQIKK; encoded by the exons ATGACAGTTTGTCCTCGAATCGGCTCGTTAAAAGTCACATCTTACTTcggatttgtatttttattttttttccttactATCGTTTCTAcgttaacaaattttaataaatgggTGACACATATGTGCATAAGAGCTggaataattatgaataataacgatttatttatgac ATTGGTACCGTGTCATAGTTCCAGCAATGAAACAATAGAGGACGACGATGAGGTGTTCAGTAGCGAGGACGAGGAACAGGAGGACAGCAGTGACTATTGTAAAGGCGGATACCACCCTGTGAAGATAGGAGATCTCTTTTTAAATCGTTATCATGTCACGCGTAAGCTTGGTTGGGGTCACTTCTCCACTGTATGGCTCTGCTGGGATTTGCAG GACAAGCGTTTTGTGGCGCTTAAAGTCGTGAAATCCGCATCCCATTTCACTGAGACTGCATTggatgaaattaaattattaaaagatgtGCGCGATACGGATCCCACCGATCCTAAGCGCAATAAGACCGTCCAGTTGCTCAATGACTTCAAGATCAGCGGCATTAATGGCCTGCATGTTTGCATGGTATTCGAAGTACTCGGACATAATCTTCTTAAATTGATTATCAAGTCAAACTACAGAGGAATTCCaagaaataatgttaaacGCATCATCAGACAAGTCCTTGAAGGTCTCGACTATCTTCATAATAAAT gtaaaattattcatacagACATTAAACCTGAAAATGTTCTCGTATGCGTCGATGAAGCTTACATACGAAAGTTAGCTTGCGAAGCGACGGAACTCCATTCTATGGGAGCAAAATTGCCAGTGTCCCTCATTTCCACCGCACCGAAGGAATTTCAAGAACCCACGCCGAATTCCAAAATGTCCAAGAAcaagaagaagaaattaaaaaagaaagccaAGCGACAAAATGAACTTTTGAAGAAGCAGATGGAACAGATCGAGGAGTTAGAGGAACAAAGTAAACTCGCGAATAGCACGAGAGAGAACGGCGAGGTTGAAACGAATAGCTTAGACCAGGATCTTAATACTGAAAGCATAGAAGACAATACGACGGAAAGCAAAGATTCGCCCGATATCTCGGAACCGTCCGCACCTTCCTTACACATGAACGGAGTGGATGGTTTAACTGGCGGTGAGAAAATACAGAATCTATTACCCGAAGAAGAATCCGAAAAGATGGACAATGTGTGCGATGTGGAAAAAAGTTGTGGCGAGGGTGTACTGCCACCTGATCCCGAAGATACCGACGAATGCAGTGAAG GTCGTAGATCGTTAAATCCACCGGAAAGTAAACAATTAAAACGGGCGTCTCTATCGCCCCTGGATCCTGCCATAATGGAGTGTGAGGTCGACGTGAAGATAGCAGATCTCGGAAACGCGTGTTGGgttcataaaaaattcacaGACGACATTCAGACCCGTCAGTACAGGTCGCTTGAGGTTCTGTTAGGTTCTGGATACGACACTTCCGCCGATATATGGTCCACTGCTTGCATGGCATTCGAACTGGCGACTGGTGACTATCTTTTCGAACCACACAGTGGCAAAGATTACTGCAG agaTGAAGATCATTTAGCTCATATTATCGAGTTGCTAGGAGAAATACCGAAACGTATCGCACTTTCGGGGAAGAACTCAAAAATATACTTCAACAAAAAGGGTGAATTGAAGCATATTACCGGATTAAAACCGTGGGGCTTGTACGAAGTGTTGACGGAGAAGTATGACTGGACACCAAGCGAAGCGCGCGAGTTCGCAGAGTTCCTAACACCGATGCTCGAATTCAATCCGAGCATGCGAGCTACCGCAGCCGAGTGCCTCAAGCATCCATGGCTGCAAATCAAAAAGTGA
- the Ciao1 gene encoding probable cytosolic iron-sulfur protein assembly protein Ciao1 isoform X1 → MGTLELKQSLTGHKGRVWSVCWHPTDALLASCGEDKTIVIWRLEGLEWVTKMILTEGHSRTIRELAWSPCGNYIASASFDATTAVWDKKSGQFECNTTLEGHDNEVKSVSWSVSGQLLATCGRDKSVWVWEVNDDEYECDGTIMEHTQDVKKVRWHPHEDILASASYDNTVKIHKEEAAKNDWSSIATLSSHTSTVWSLSWDKTGNRIATCSDDQTVKIWREYKPGNETGVATPNNVPVWKCICTVSGYHTRTIYDIDWCKVTGLLVTACGDDIIRIFKEDSDCDPHQPSFTMVCSMDNAHTQDVNCVQWSPTVPGQFASASDDSLVKIWLYKE, encoded by the exons ATGGGTACATTGGAACTAAAGCAAAGTTTAACTGGTCATAAAGGCAGAGTGTGGAGTGTTTGCTGGCATCCTACAGATGCTCTTTTAGCATCTTGTGGCGAAGACAAAACAATTGTAATATGGAGATTAGAGGGACTTGAGTGGGTTACAAAAATGATCCTTACCGAGGGACATTCTAGAACCATTAGAGAGCTAGCTTGGTCTCCTTGCGGTAATTATATTGCATCAGCAAGTTTTGATGCAACTACTGCAGTATGGGACAAAAAATCAGGACAGTTTGAATGCAATACAACATTAGAGGGGCATGACAATGAAGTGAAAAGTGTTAGTTGGTCAGTTTCTGGTCAGCTACTCGCTACGTGTGGCCGAGACAAATCTGTGTGGGTATGGGAGGTAAATGACGACGAATACGAGTGTGACGGTACTATAATGGAGCATACTCAAGATGTAAAAAAG gtGAGATGGCATCCACATGAAGACATTCTAGCTTCTGCCAGTTACGATAATACAGTAAAGATACATAAGGAAGAGGCAGCGAAAAACGATTGGTCCAGCATTGCAACTCTATCATCTCACACATCTACAGTATGGAGTCTTTCATGGGATAAAACTGGTAATCGTATAGCAACTTGCAGTGACGATCAAACAGTGAAGATATGGCGGGAATACAAGCCTGGCAATGAAACAGGTGTTGCCACACCAAACAATGTGCCTGTCTGGAAATGTATATGTACAGTGTCGGGTTATCATACGAGAACCATTTATGACATCGACTGGTGCAAAGTTACGGGTTTACTGGTGACTGCATGCGGCGACGATATTATTCGGATATTTAAGGAAGACAGTGATTGCGATCCTCATCAACCAAGTTTTACGATGGTCTGCTCAATGGATAACGCGCACACCCAAGATGTGAACTGTGTTCAGTGGAGTCCTACGGTTCCTGGACAATTTGCCTCTGCAAGTGATGATAGTTTAGTAAAAATATGGCTTTATAAGGAATGA
- the Ciao1 gene encoding NIF3-like protein 1 isoform X2 has protein sequence MLKRLYNVGLSCENLLLQYKYIKQHKTIRMMSNTGGNKLGMPLKEVVSALLKFADTSLAASWDNVGLLIEPTEPKKVSNILLTNDLTEDVMDEAIELKTDLIITYHPLIFVPLKSITTSTWKERTVARCLENKIAVFSPHSSFDSVKGGVNDWLAEAFELESSKPIQPNENNEAYGLGRLCILKNRISIDEAVNLIKQRTNLKHVRLARARGTDGYINTIALCAGAGQSLLKGVPADLYLTGEMLHHEILDAVHCGTHVVLTNHSDSERGFLKIFASILDRSLQNSVKVCVSQADRDPLQTV, from the exons ATGCTGAAACGTTTATACAACGTAGGATTATCGTGTGAAAACTTAttgttgcaatataaatacattaaacaGCATAAAACAATACGCATGATGAGTAACACCGGAGGAAATAAACTGGGCATGCCTTTGAAAGAGGTCGTGAGTGCGTTACTCAAATTTGCCGATACGTCACTTGCTGCTTCCTGGGACAATGTTGGATTACTGATTGAACCTACAGAACCGAAAAAAGTGTCGAATATTCTACTGACGAATGATTTAACCGAAGATGTTATGGATGAAGCTATTGAATTAAAAACCGATTTAATAATCACGTATCATCCACTAATATTTGTTCCGTTGAAATCTATTACAACTTCAACTTGGAAG gaaCGAACAGTGGCGAGATGTCTAGAAAACAAAATTGCCGTCTTTTCTCCACACAGCAGTTTCGATTCTGTAAAAGGTGGTGTAAACGATTGGTTGGCAGAAGCATTTG aGCTTGAAAGCAGCAAGCCGATTCAACCAAATGAGAATAATGAAGCTTACGGATTAGGAAGATTGTGCATTTTAAAGAACCGGATATCTATTGACGAAgcagtaaatttaattaagcaaCGTACAAATCTGAAGCACGTAAGATTAGCACGTGCACGCGGTACAG aCGGTTACATCAATACTATTGCACTATGTGCCGGAGCGGGCCAATCGCTGTTAAAAGGCGTTCCTGCAGATTTGTATCTAACGGGAGAAATGTTGCATCATGAGATATTAGATGCTGTGCATTGCGGGACTCATGTTGTATTAACTAACCATTCGGATTCAGAACGtggttttttgaaaatatttgcttcGATATTAGATCGCAGTTTACAAAACTCTGTAAAAGTGTGTGTATCTCAAGCTGATAGAGATCCACTACAAACTGTGTGa